AAACCAGACTTCAACAACAGGAAGAGCGACTGACCATGCTTGATCGAAAATCCCATATTGCCGTCCGCCCGGCGCTGGCTACGGCTGCTGATATCGACGCACCGCATCAGAAGGCTTTCAACGCCTATCTGCGGTCGGGCGATGACGACGGCCTGCGCGGCCTTGAGCTTGAAGGCAAGGCGATGAATAGCTCGGTTGCCTCTGATGGGGGCTATCTTGTTGACCCGCAGACGGCGGCGCAAATTCAGAACGTTCTGGAAAGCACCGCGTCGGTGCGCGCGATTGCCAATGTGGTGCATGTCGAGGCGACATCGTTTGATGTGTTGATCGACCATACCGATGTCGGCGCGGGCTGGGCCACGGAAGCGGGCCCGACCACGGAATCTGGCACCCCGGCGATTGACCGGATCAGCATCCCGCTGCACGAGCTTTCGGCGATGCCCAAGGCCAGCCAGCGGCTTTTGGATGACAGCGCGTTCGATATTGAGGGCTGGCTTGCCGGGCGGATTGCCGACAAATTCGCCCGCGCCGAGGCGGCTTCGTTCATCAATGGCGACGGCGTCGACAAGCCCACCGGCATCATGACCCATGCAAGCGTGGACAATGATAGCTGGAGCTGGGGCTCATTGGGATATGTGGCAACCGGCGCGGATGGTGATTTCGCAGGCGCGGAAGCGATCATTGATCTGGTTTACAGCCTTGGCGCGCAATACCGGGCCAACGCGAGCTTCGTGATGAACTCGAAAACGGCCGGGGCGGTGCGCAAGCTGAAGGACAATGATGGCCGGTTCCTGTGGTCGGACGGGTTGGCCGCCGGGGAACCGGCGCGGTTGCTCGGGTATCCGGTGCTGATTGCGGAAGACATGCCGGATATTGCCAGCGATGCCATGGCGGTGGCCTTCGGGGATTTTGCGGCTGGATACACCGTCGCCGAACGCCCGGATCTGCGCGTTCTGCGCGACCCGTTCAGCGCCAAGCCGCATGTTCTGTTCTACGCAACCAAGCGCGTGGGCGGCGATGTAAGCGATTTCGCGGCGATCAAGCTGCTGAAGTTCGGCTCGGCCTGAGCACGGAATGGGGGCGGATTGACGGGGTAACAACCCTGCCGCCCCCGGTGCGCGCCCGCCGATGAGGCGTTGTCCAGCTCGTCCCCTCCGTCCGGGCGGCGCCGGGG
This is a stretch of genomic DNA from Aquicoccus sp. G2-2. It encodes these proteins:
- a CDS encoding phage major capsid protein; translation: MTIDPETKSRAGGDVSPMAEAKASLSGFMSELRGFKDDVQTRLQQQEERLTMLDRKSHIAVRPALATAADIDAPHQKAFNAYLRSGDDDGLRGLELEGKAMNSSVASDGGYLVDPQTAAQIQNVLESTASVRAIANVVHVEATSFDVLIDHTDVGAGWATEAGPTTESGTPAIDRISIPLHELSAMPKASQRLLDDSAFDIEGWLAGRIADKFARAEAASFINGDGVDKPTGIMTHASVDNDSWSWGSLGYVATGADGDFAGAEAIIDLVYSLGAQYRANASFVMNSKTAGAVRKLKDNDGRFLWSDGLAAGEPARLLGYPVLIAEDMPDIASDAMAVAFGDFAAGYTVAERPDLRVLRDPFSAKPHVLFYATKRVGGDVSDFAAIKLLKFGSA